The nucleotide window tttatgtatgtggtaAAATGAGAAGGACGTAAACGAAACTAAACTGAAATGTTGTGTTTACGATTATGAATATGTGTGGCtatatttaccaaaaataatCATGCGCGATAAGACAAACCATTATCAAGGCATTTCCTATCAATAAAGCGatacacaaatatatttataacatttacttattttttttttcaatctaaaaactaatctttatttattttttttttcttctttttctttttggtttCTTTTGTGTCTGTGCTTCGGTTTGTTTTGGGGCCATTATTAGGTGCTCTCATCTGCCTCATCATTGGATCGTCATGTTCTAGTGCATACGGGAGAACGGCCATTCAATTGTAAATATTGTCATCTCACATTTACCACAAACGGGAATATGCATCGTCATATGCGTACCCATAAGCAGCATCAGCATACTCATCATCGACGCAACTCGAATGGAACAAAGTTCAactcaaacaataacaataattataatAGTAACAACACAACATCAACTCCAGCTGTAAGTAAAACAACATTAAGCAATGGACAATTAAGTGAAGGCGttaaattatcaacaacaacagcagcagacACAACGACGTCGGCAACACCAACAGCAACACCATTAtcaccagcagcagcagcagcagcagaaaCAAACGCTGTCTTCGCTGCTGACAATGATGATAATCAAAAGGCAACAGGTGCTAATGGCAAACAATTAAATGGTAACGCCAACTTAGAAAGTTATGAAAGTGATGGTGGCTGCTCATCAGACTCGTCAACAGGCCATGTTtccaacaataataacaacaacaacaacaatgataaTGACaaccaaaataataacaacaataatgatttaaaaattaacaataataactaTAAACGTAAACACAGTGAAGATCAGCCGCCTCAAGACATAGTGGATTCTATGGAAAACACTCATGATCTACTAAAACGCCGTTTGAGGCCAGATATCAACACCACCACCACCTCACCTATCAACTCCCATGACAACCATAACGACCTGGTAAGCAGAATAACCCGTGAATCAGTTGTTTGTCCTGTTTGCAACGATACAGATTTTACGGATAATCTGGCCCTTGATCAGCATATGGATAATAAACATCCGGAAATACCAGCCAAATGTAAACACTGTGATGTATTGTTTCGCACACATCATCAGCTCAACATCCATCCCTGCTCCGCGGATATTAAGGGGTCCATTAATTTATCCGTTAAGCATCGTCGTTTGAGTGAAAGCTCAAATCATCATGGGGAAGAAGATCGTGAGGAATCGGATGATCATGTAAGACAACGACATGAACTATTTCAACACTTTAAGAATGCCATGGCCCATAGCAATTCACATTCCTCGCATTTTAATCAAGATCTCACTGAGGATGACATCAAATCGGAACCATCGGCTCATGACTCCAAAGATTTGGCTGATATTCAATCGATTTTGAATATGACAGCATCGTCCAGCAATTCGAATTTACTGAGGAACTTTGAACAATCGGTAAATACACCTTCATCACAATACAGCTATGACAGAGATGAAGAGGAAGCTCAAGATGCTTTCACCTCGGAATTCCGTAAAATGAAGTTGCGTGGTGAATTTCCTTGCAAGTTGTGTCCCGCAGTTTATCCCAATTTACGAGCTCTGAAAGGCCATAATCGTGTGCATTTGAGTGAGGCTGGCCCCGCGGGTCCGTTCCGTTGCAACATGTGTCCCTATTCGATATGTGACAAGGCTGCCTTGATTCGCCATATGCGTACACATAATGGTGATCGTCCCTATGAGTGTGCTGTGTGCAATTATGCCTTCACCACCAAAGCCAATTGTGAAAGACATTTGCGCAATCGCCATGCTAAAACCACTCGCGAGGAAGTTAAACGTGCCATTATTTACCACCCTTCAGAAGATTCATCCTGCGAAGATACTACCAAAAAATTGCATATGTTTTCATCCGAGTTGGAAGATGATTGTGATTTAATGTCGTATCATCAACATCAGCCCAAAGATCGTTCAACTCCCGTGTCTCATCTCAAGGAAAGATTGACTTCGGGCGATAGTCCTTCTTCGAAACCTGTTAAGATTCAGGTTAAAAACCTAGAAGAATTGCTAGATAAATCAACTGCTTCGTCCGGCTATCACGATAGCTACGATAAACGCAACATTGATATATCTCAAGCCCCAATTGATATGAGTATGGATGTTTTGGATTTGAGTAAAAAACCCAGTGCACCCCAACATCCAGTCCAAGAAGAAAAGGTTGAGTCATCATTACCTATGTTATCATTACCCAAACCAGATGTCAATCTTAGTAATGAAATACTTAACAGCAAGATATTACCTACAGAGGCTGCCCCAAAATTGGATGCATCAGCTTTGGATAAACAGCACCAGCAATTGCTTTTAGCTCAGCAACAATTACTGAGTGATCCAAATCAATTAATGCAGCAATTATATCGAAATCTACTGTTTCCCCAATTTCCTCCATTCTTTATGCCCAACACATTCATGAACAACAATTTCACCGATTTTCAAAAACTTGCACCCATTCTGACACGTATGATGGGCGGAGTTGCAGCAGCAAATTTGCCAACCAACGATATGGAAAAGCCATCAACTCCAACACCTCTGAATCCCATTAACCCCTCAACCATGTCGCAAATGAGTCCATTAATGACGGAAAAGTCTAACTCAGCAACATTGGCCTCAATGTCATCACCCAAGAGTCTACTTTCGCCAAATCCAAATCATTTATCTATGCCTAGACATATGATGGCATCTCCAGCATCTTCACATCCTCCAAATCTGCCGCCTACAATGCTCTCAAATGGTCCCATCAAAATGGTGCTCAAAAATGGTGTATTCATGCCCAAACAAAAACAGAGACGTTATCGTACCGAACGTCCCTTTGCCTGTGAACACTGTTCAGCTCGTTTTACTTTGCGCTCCAATATGGAACGTCATGTCAAACAACAACATCCCCAGTACTATGCCCAGCGTCAACGTAGTGGACATCATGTTATGCGTGGTCGAGGAGCAAGCAGTGCTGCTAATATGAACAACATCACTCATTTGCAAGCTGCCGTGGCCCAGGCTCATTATGGCTCTACACCACCCTCCATGAGTTCCCATTCTCCAATTTCGGATCAAGTTAAATGTGCCATATTGGCACAACAACTTAAGGCTCGCAAAGACACCGATTTGCTACAACAAGCCTTGGCTCATGGTTCcaacagtgttgccaattcaagTATGTTTTCTCAACAAGGACCTAATCTCAGCAATGGACAACCACCCTTTTTTGGTTTCAATCCCCATCATAGCCATCATCTAAGTCAAAACGGTACACCCAATGGTTCCATGGAAGACGATGAACCTAAGTTAATAATTGATGAAGACGATGAAGAGGAGGAAGAAGATGAAGACGACATTGAAGAAATTCCCGATGATCAGGAAGAAGATGAAGAACAGGATTTGGTGCTGACTGAATGCGAAGATAAATTGGAATCACGTCATTTGCCCACTACTGTTGAAGAAGTTAAGCTCAAGTCCGACCCTCCCCAAGAATCGGCTAAAAAAGTGGCTGAATCAATATTGGAACAAGCCATTAAAGCCAGACAAAATATCAGCTCATTTGCTAAAACATCAGAACCTCCTGCGGTGACCTCTAACAATAATACTATGAAATCGATGATTGCTCAAGCTCCAGCAgtgggaaaatttttaaaagaagtggCAAGTTCTTCATTTAAAGATGAATCTCAAGACTTAGTTTCAGTCTCCGAATTAGTAGATAATGCCACTAACAATGCGGTGTCATTCAACAACTATTTCCGTCCATCTGATGTGGCCAACCATATGGAGCCAAGCGATGAAGATGGTTTAGTGGCATCCTCAGCCAGTGAAAGTAATAATTCGGGAGCCGAAGATACCATCAGtactgaaaaaccaaaaaagaagTCAGCATATAGTTTGGCACCCAATCGAGTCCATTGCCCCTACTGTCAACGTATGTTCCCTTGGTCCAGTTCCTTGAGAAGACACATTCTCACCCATACGGGACAAAAACCCTTCAAGTGCTCTCACTGTCCTCTCTTGTTTACTACCAAAAGTAATTGTGATCGTCATCTTTTGCGAAAACATGGAGATGTGGAGTCTGCTGTATCTGTGTATGTACCAACTGAGGACGTTTCCGAACCTATTCCTCTGCCCAAGTCTGTGGAAGAGATCGAGAGAATGCAAAGAGAACGTGATGAAGAGGAACGCAAACGTAAAGCCGAAGAACAACGAGAACGTTTAGAGAAAGAACAAATGGAAAAGCAAAAATTCGAACAggaacagcaacaaaaacaagcaTTCCTTAAACACTTGGCTGTAGCACAATTTCAACagcaattcaaccaaaaaccCGAAGCTAATCCTGTATCTTCATCAGAACTGCCCTATAAATGCCACTTGTGCGAAAGTTCCTTTTCTGAACGCTTACAGTGCCTAGAACATATCAAATCTTTGCATGCCCAGGAATTTGCTCTACTGCTGTCGAAGGGAGCCATCGAAAATGAAACTGACTCAGCTCAAATGACTTCAAACGAAGAGGATGAACGTCAACGATCTACCGAAGATGCCGGCAAAGGTGGCAAATATCCCGACTACAGTAATCGTAAAGTTATCTGTGCCTTTTGCATGAGACGTTTCTGGTCAACTGAAGATCTCCGTAGACATATGCGTACCCACTCCGGCGAAAGACCATTCCAGTGCGAAATCTGCTTTAGAAAGTTCACCCTAAAACACAGCATGCTTAGACACATGAAAAAACACAATGGCCTCCACATGAACGGCAGTCAATCGAACAATGACAATTTGGCCAATGGTAATTCCGGCTCTGATTACTCTGACGATGAACAAAGTCCAAGCACAATGCCTTCACCAGCCATGCCAATGCCCAGTACCAGCATTAATGCTCTATTGATGGGCTCAAAATTCCAAGAACTTTTGAATAAGGCAAACGAATGGAGAAACGGTAGTTTGAATGCATTGCGCGATGGTAAAGAAAACAATTCAGAGGAGACAAACACACTACAGTCATCAGATTTAATTGGCAATTTGCTGGGAATTAGTGATCAGGgtatattgaacaaattaatGTCATCGCCTGATGAAGCGGCCAAATTTTTAGGTGTCGACAAGTAAATTAAAGATAAGTTCTTTATATTGTTTGTTCTCAGTCAGTCAGCATGGTTCTAATTACTGCATGTATGAAGCCAATCATAAAATGGTCCCCGCTATTATAAAATGGAATTAATAGTTGGAGTATattatttctgaaaaataaatggGTTCATGTTATGAAGCTGCCAAATTGTTGGGACTTGATTGAATGAGATTTCATTACTTTATTTTATCGTCTCGAATCTGCTCAGATATTACTTTAGTAATTGTCTcttcctctctctctctctctcattCTCCTACTCTTATTAATACGCTCTCTCGCTCTAGTCAATTGCTTATGTTCTCTTCATATAATggaaacaaaagttctattgaacagttcttaaaattaattaattcatcaAACACAAAAAAGACATGATATAACAAAAACCAAAgctaaaaacaattatttagaCTTAATATGGAATAAGTTAGTtttaattacatacatttatctCTAGTATTCATAGatctaaataatattaaacattttagatataatttgttagtttaaacaaaaagaaacaaaacaaagaattcaattttaaaatcgttgtgaacaaatattaatattgaagaaacaatgaaaatcgGTGCAACCGCTTtaatagtttataaaaatattattttatttttttgtaaaagcaaaaacaaaaagactTTTTctctcaaaaaatataaaacgtaatcaaaatataaaataatatagttACATTTAAAATgcttacaattttcaaatacaaagaCTTACAAATTAAGTACTTAATTAATTAACTAACAAAAATGCCTTAAAATGGTattacaaatatacaaaaacaaaatttaaatccccttaaaaataattttaaatttacttacttatttacatacatatgtagctcataatttagtttaaataattataattctgtagatttaattaaatatttagtgaTTAGCTATTGAAACCTGTACATTGTGAGGCCTTTCTGAAACCGCTATGTGgcttattatatttataaacaaacaaaatagtaataaataaactattaatatacaaaactacaaataactaattttaattattcaaaaattttgaaaaaaaaaacaaattttgtaaattttcttgtttcaaaattcttaaaactttatgacttttttttaaatattcttaaaatttttttcttttgtttcttaaattttaattataaaaaacaaaataattatacaGCAATAACCAaagcatttttttgtgtgtatgtagttttaataaaataaacaaaatatttatgaaaaaaccaaaataaatttgtcaaaaacataaacatttacaacactatatttaaattaattaattgtattttaaaattaaacaaactaaataaataatttaaataaaatatgaatgaattcattattcaataaaaaataaattcaaacatttgttttaaattcaacTAAAGTTGGGATGGGTGGTGGAACTGTTTCAATGTATATTTCTCTCAAGTTTCATAAAAGTCGATGGACTTAAAGTATATTTCTCTCAAGTTTAATAAAAGTCAatccaaaaatgtatatatcgCCTTTTGGCCTTTATTTGACTTTTAACCTTCATGATTTATAAGTTAACGTTgaccgattttagtaaaacttttgttcatatatttaaaattatctgaaaTACAATAGTCTgaaccggtttatttaaaatacataacaatatataaattggcTGAATCGCCAACATATTTATagcaaacaaaattaatccgcaaaatttaaatcgcagttaCCATACCTgcgagaataaaaaaagagggaaataaatctgtaacttctaaacccttacgccgatttgaatgaaattctcagcgagttgttaagttttccctaatttatttgacacgtaaaaacataaggtagacatgttatatatcaatggatagaggattttgtctacttttcaaaaatgtatataacttttgacaattaaaaaattcatggaatacttttttgaaaaatatgacaaaaaatgctttttatggaattttgcatagatacaaatttttcaaattgaaataaaattttatttatgaatattttttaatgaaatgtagatttttctatttaaaatggaaaaatagaaacaaattttgaaatttgttatcaaatatcccgcaattcccaaagaaatcttgaaaaatcccaaaaatgggattttttcgttttttggctataatatccataataggggcggggttatcggaaccctttacaagataattaagaacatattgggccatctaaaataggttactatattttgatatcgagtatgcaatttgagaatttttgtcctaaagttgaattttacataaaaaattcgtccgtcggtatcaaaaattataaatgtttttttcatttaaaatatttggctagcttttcaaaaagtacaaattctttatacatcctcttagaaaatttttagataacttaaaaagaataaaagtacttttttcccaaaaaaattgcgaaaaattttttaatttttttatattaaaatgcatgtaacttttgactcagtcatgatttttaaacacttctttctttatttgatatatagatctatttttaatcctataaaagaaaaatggataaaatcggagaatatttggaaccgcgatcaccaaaaaactggtgtaggctgggtaaaaatgttgaaaattaaattttcaaatgcgaatatctcctaagctataagaggttttatgtagtgctcgaggAGGAGATTCCGTATGTGTAATTTTCGTTGGAAAtgcctttcatttgatatcaaTATTGGATATATACATGACCTAATAATCGAGATATAAGTATGTGAAAAATGGGTAAAATATCGAGTTAGTTGTAGATTTGAGATCATACTAATGGTACGCTGTATATATAAGCCAAAACAGGTTTCGTTTTAGGATGaaacttatatgtatgtgttgaattttatttgaatagctatatttttatgactaattatgggccgataggcttcgtccttgagtCGAAAAAAACATGGACAACCGGAAAGACGGACAGCATGGACAGCTGTTAAATCGACGCAGAGAGTGATTCTGATACTTTATGGTGGGTGCTAATATTTTTAAGCGTAACATCAGCAGAAACGCAATATTCCCTTCCGACTATGGTGGAGTAGGGTACAACAACTTGTtaactaaaacaataaataattccATACCAAATGCGATGCTtgttcaaatataaattaaaatttaggggctggtttcactaaaaaaaatatcattctAAACATTTTACTTTGTCTTATAAATTATGTCTCGTTCGTTGTCGtttgtgtattttaaaaaaaaaaatatatatattattttaacgTGCATTTCTAGTTgggtatttttgcaaaatctattccactctactataggcgtacaaatgtcacgtacgatgatatggaattgtccACATGGCATACATATGAAATCTTTAcatcaacaacaaattaaaagaaCTGGAACAAAGCTCAAATAAcgataaattttcatttgattttgttcatattccaatgtcgcgttctggtaaaaaaaatgtttaggttttaactaaaaaaaagtaccacacTAAACATTTTACTTTGCTTTACAAATTATGTTTCGTTCGCTATCGTTAGTgtatctttttcaaaaaaaaattatattatttttacatgTTGGGTTattaaaattactaaattttGTATGCCGCTTAGtaatgaatttaaatacaacctttttttacaaaataattcaactaaatagaaatacatGGAACTAATCATTATTACAAACGTGACGGGAGCTTGCTAAAGGTTGTAAAAAAACGAATGCAACACCTAACTAAAGAAAATCTCATTATTttactttagtttaaaaaaaatagcttcCAATTCGCAGATTTGTGAATTTTTCTAAATGTATTCCAaaacaatttctattttttgtcgTGTTTTTGATCCCAAATTCATTGGAAAGAAAACGAAAAACCTACATTTTGCACTAAACATACTCGTAGTGCTACTAAAATGGATATAAGAAAAgattttaagatttctttattttgtttgtatcaaGGGCGTATGAATGTCGCATTGTGGACCGTGGAAATGCCaatatatttttgtacttttggttttggattttaattttctcaatAAAGTACTTAGTTTGTTTGTGTTAAATGCCTTACTGTACAACGTAGAACAGAGCAAAATATAGAACATTGTAATATAACAGTCGTATTTTTCATTCGTGTTGCAAAAATAGATaatatagaataaaaaaaactatgtttatAATAGGCAATTGTGACTTACCTTTTCATAATGGGATGTAAATTTTATATGCTGcatattttccatacaatttgtttaataattttatcacTAATTTTTCATACtatttcaatattatattttttacactgattttttatataaaggccatatttatatgtataaacatattcttttattacttttaatgatttttttatttaaatatatttttacattttaattttttttagctaacacttatttcacaaatttttgcacttttttatattttaataggatttttttatttaaatatatattaacattttcatttcatatttttttcatttttatttttttttattaaaggactaattttttttattatgtaataatatttaattttattatttatgcattatattattttaactattttttttagtttaatatgtataattgtttaatattatgaataagaaaattattaaaaggaGTACTTTTGTGTGGTTGATGTTTGTAAACTAATTGGTTTTTGGTAGACCTCAACAATCTTCAAACACgaagtgtcctactttggggccCCCTATTATTTCATACGGTCCAAACACAAATCTTACACTCGACTATATCTTTGCTATAGCTATGGGAATTTTATTCATCCCTTTAAATATTACTGACttatttccactttttaaaaacaaacaaaaaaataagcaaaaaataaaaaaaatcaacataatAGGTACCTATATCTTGAActgaaaaagaaatataaaatttctaaatttcatttggataagaactgaatttttggtgatttttttaaaattttatagaccCAACTTTGGAAGGCCGCCCACTAGTCCTCATTACAACAACGAATCCATGTAAATACAGATCAAaccaaaaacacctcagctctgactgtttcaaatttcattaagatatctCCAATCGTTCACgagctaccgaattatttccaaaataaaaaatttctaaacatGAATAATAATAGCATGTTAaacactacatacatatatcaacACTTAACGCAACAATGACGTCATACAGAgtacaaacaataaaacaacaacaaacattatTCCTATTGCACTCGttatgcaacaaaaaattatgcagACAACAGTAACTATCAAATAAAGAAGAATAAACAGAAAAGttgcaaacaacaacaacactaagTAGTTCACAACCATCATACACATCttcgttttattaaaaatcacttGTCGCGACTCGCGACAAACACGAAATACATGCATACCCACATACGTACAAACAAACATACGAATGCACTTAACATCACCCGGACCGACACTAACAAAATACTAACTTTGTTTGGAGCGCTAGGGCTCCGCTACCAACAAGTGATGTTgcagtttttcatattttcctttaattaaacactcactttttaaacaatattgattaaatatcacttttttcataaatttattaactatttaacactatttaataacttttattaataatttaatgagaTGAAACGAATTGTACGTATGAATGGGGCGAACATAAGGAAATAACTAAAGTGTGGTGAATAAAAAGGGGAGTGAGTAAAAggagttaaattaaatttattaatgtgTGGTTTGCTGATGTTAGGGGAAAcggaaaatgtgtaaaataaaagGCGGAGTAAATATTGTGCATATGAGAATACATTAGTGAAggagaaaataatttgtttttgcagCATCCGTATGTttgaatttgatatttttttataaatagcggtggtttagaaacgttttttttttaattaattcggtatctcgggaatattggagatattgttacgaaatttcacatggttggggCTGAGGTATTTTCCAGTTGATTTACATTTATTCAGCTTCCTAGCACTAATGGGGCAAGTGtgggcccctcaaagttggttaACTCtggacttaatttttttttttttaaaaaatcgcaaaaaatccatttgtgatacgaatgagctgaaatttaaagtataaatcagggaaaggcaaaacatgggcgccgcgtttttcatttactcttctcttacgtacgtgtgcacacgcattgtagagaaataaacaacttttaatcagtctagcttgagaactcaaacaagcaggttgtgtatcgtttttttatcgcacaatttaagaatcagtgttgccagtgaaaaaaaaaatgtcccaacttttgaagatgtatgatgaacaatatgagattttacatttttaattggggaaaagagacgaaagtttactggcaacaccgcttcgtggtgagagcggagagagtgtataactaatacaatcgtaaaatgcaatagtataggttgcctttccctggtataaatacatacatttgcatgcaatgtatgaaaaaacgtacaaatttttcaaaagggacAAAGTTTGTGGAACTGAGGAGTAAATGAAggctttttataataataagtaTTATatggtattggtgaaaaccttaggacttgaagatttatataatttataaaattaaataattttataaatttaccttaaaaactaaaaaaaattataatatggtgattttccatgaagaaaacaaaatttggaactaattttgactcaaatgtccttaaatcaacaATACtataattttggacatttttacacccttcaccttcgtgaggggtatatataagtttgttattccgtttgtaatttctacatttttcatttccgaccctataaagtatatatattctggatccttatatatagcggagtcgattaagccatgtccgtctgtctgtctgtccgtctgtctgttgaaatcaattttctgaagaccccagatatcttcgggatcaaaatcttcaataattctcatcatcaaaatcgatttttgacctatttttgacatatatctggattactaagacattaatatagacaatatggatatctaatgatagatatttcaaagacatttgcaacgacgtatataagaccatagtaagatggaattacaatgggacaaaatcggaaaaaaaaattttaacccgaatttttttttcacaaaaaaaattcaaaaacaaaaaaatttttttttccaaaaaatgaaaaaaacaaggaaaaaaattaaattttgtttacctaaaaatatttaaaattttgaagtacatacatataatttggtgaagggtatataagattcggcacagccgaatatagcactcttacttgtttattttcaaatacccaAATACCTAAAACgggaaaaatgtgttccaaaaactgactttttttagaaaagtgcctactgtgacgttatttacagtgggatagta belongs to Calliphora vicina chromosome 4, idCalVici1.1, whole genome shotgun sequence and includes:
- the peb gene encoding zinc finger protein 236, which gives rise to MLVATNAQQTAQNSPKTTRANTPIKMERRDSSSSYSSLEDLEQEGKQLNAVTSTPVVTSDATVSCAVSSITRSSQRTDMEGQQLSLHQRMQESDDANDYDEDESADEKSSQPRQQLHYKRRLSGRSLTDKTASVLLEYNADNPNSLRKKFRFNRIVMMNRDESGFVDTSNNSQLMNNTSSSALAVAATNLSNSNNVAKSNSSSDTSSPPQSNGNSSPESGIGEREDMKYMCPICDAVSQTAHQFTNHIRCHNYASGHTENFTCRICSKVLSSASSLDRHVLVHTGERPFNCKYCHLTFTTNGNMHRHMRTHKQHQHTHHRRNSNGTKFNSNNNNNYNSNNTTSTPAVSKTTLSNGQLSEGVKLSTTTAADTTTSATPTATPLSPAAAAAAETNAVFAADNDDNQKATGANGKQLNGNANLESYESDGGCSSDSSTGHVSNNNNNNNNNDNDNQNNNNNNDLKINNNNYKRKHSEDQPPQDIVDSMENTHDLLKRRLRPDINTTTTSPINSHDNHNDLVSRITRESVVCPVCNDTDFTDNLALDQHMDNKHPEIPAKCKHCDVLFRTHHQLNIHPCSADIKGSINLSVKHRRLSESSNHHGEEDREESDDHVRQRHELFQHFKNAMAHSNSHSSHFNQDLTEDDIKSEPSAHDSKDLADIQSILNMTASSSNSNLLRNFEQSVNTPSSQYSYDRDEEEAQDAFTSEFRKMKLRGEFPCKLCPAVYPNLRALKGHNRVHLSEAGPAGPFRCNMCPYSICDKAALIRHMRTHNGDRPYECAVCNYAFTTKANCERHLRNRHAKTTREEVKRAIIYHPSEDSSCEDTTKKLHMFSSELEDDCDLMSYHQHQPKDRSTPVSHLKERLTSGDSPSSKPVKIQVKNLEELLDKSTASSGYHDSYDKRNIDISQAPIDMSMDVLDLSKKPSAPQHPVQEEKVESSLPMLSLPKPDVNLSNEILNSKILPTEAAPKLDASALDKQHQQLLLAQQQLLSDPNQLMQQLYRNLLFPQFPPFFMPNTFMNNNFTDFQKLAPILTRMMGGVAAANLPTNDMEKPSTPTPLNPINPSTMSQMSPLMTEKSNSATLASMSSPKSLLSPNPNHLSMPRHMMASPASSHPPNLPPTMLSNGPIKMVLKNGVFMPKQKQRRYRTERPFACEHCSARFTLRSNMERHVKQQHPQYYAQRQRSGHHVMRGRGASSAANMNNITHLQAAVAQAHYGSTPPSMSSHSPISDQVKCAILAQQLKARKDTDLLQQALAHGSNSVANSSMFSQQGPNLSNGQPPFFGFNPHHSHHLSQNGTPNGSMEDDEPKLIIDEDDEEEEEDEDDIEEIPDDQEEDEEQDLVLTECEDKLESRHLPTTVEEVKLKSDPPQESAKKVAESILEQAIKARQNISSFAKTSEPPAVTSNNNTMKSMIAQAPAVGKFLKEVASSSFKDESQDLVSVSELVDNATNNAVSFNNYFRPSDVANHMEPSDEDGLVASSASESNNSGAEDTISTEKPKKKSAYSLAPNRVHCPYCQRMFPWSSSLRRHILTHTGQKPFKCSHCPLLFTTKSNCDRHLLRKHGDVESAVSVYVPTEDVSEPIPLPKSVEEIERMQRERDEEERKRKAEEQRERLEKEQMEKQKFEQEQQQKQAFLKHLAVAQFQQQFNQKPEANPVSSSELPYKCHLCESSFSERLQCLEHIKSLHAQEFALLLSKGAIENETDSAQMTSNEEDERQRSTEDAGKGGKYPDYSNRKVICAFCMRRFWSTEDLRRHMRTHSGERPFQCEICFRKFTLKHSMLRHMKKHNGLHMNGSQSNNDNLANGNSGSDYSDDEQSPSTMPSPAMPMPSTSINALLMGSKFQELLNKANEWRNGSLNALRDGKENNSEETNTLQSSDLIGNLLGISDQGILNKLMSSPDEAAKFLGVDK